One Betta splendens chromosome 16, fBetSpl5.4, whole genome shotgun sequence genomic window carries:
- the hormad1 gene encoding HORMA domain-containing protein 1 → MACVQRVRPPQDIQLLPNQVVSEQQSLVVIKKLLAIAVSGITYLRGLFPEKAYGSKYVEDQKVMILRDERSCPGAMQIVKWIQGCFEAIEKRYLRIVIMSIYTDPDNPQKVTEFYQFRIHYTTKGAHMEIDSNNKFSSVSFGNTKKASILLLRKLYSLMQNLGPLPDTVCLNMKLAFYEDVTPQDYQPTGFKEADVESLEFDKEPIKLSMGEVATPFHTLKLDMATERHRLEQVEESVSVKEKWVLKIEKDGILSQSHIIEDVEETDNESTNLNNTGFQVRFCEKEVTKMDTLVKKTSDTEVGLKRRSGRIIKSTTTKLTVSNNKPRAKKNKEISQFDISSSQETPSTSAPKKKRKFSEPKDVY, encoded by the exons atgGCGTGTGTACAGCGAGTTAGACCTCCACAG GACATTCAGCTGTTGCCTAATCAGGTTGTCTCAGAGCAGCAGTCGCTGGTTGTTATCAAGAAGCTTCTGGCAATCGCAGTGTCTGGCATTACATACCTTCGGGGCCTTTTCCCAGAGAAAGCGTATGGGAGCAAGTATGTTGAAG ATCAGAAAGTGATGATTCTTCGAGATGAGCGAAGTTGTCCTGGTGCTATGCAGATTGTTAAGTG GATTCAGGGATGCTTTGAGGCCATCGAGAAAAGATAT CTCCGAATAGTTATTATGTCG ATCTACACTGACCCAGACAACCCTCAG aAAGTGACAGAGTTTTACCAGTTTAGGATTCACTACACTACCAAAGGAGCACATATGGAAATTGACAG CAACAACAAGTTTTCTTCAGTGTCATTTGGCAACACTAAGAAGGCCAGCATCCTGCTGTTGAGAAAACTCTACTCTCTGATGCAGAACCTGGGTCCTCTGCCAGACACTGTCTGCCTCAACATGAAGCTAGCTTTCTATGAGGATG TCACTCCTCAGGACTACCAGCCAACAGGCTTCAAGGAGGCTGATGTTGAATCCTTAGAGTTTGATAAGGAGCCGATCAAACTGTCCATGGGCGAAGTGGCAACCCCTTTCCACACTTTAAAATTGGACATGgccacagaaagacacagacttGAGCAG gtggaggagagtgTTTCTGTGAAGGAGAAGTGGGTTCTGAAGATAGAGAAGGATGGCATCTTGTCACAG AGCCATATCATTGAAGATGTGGAGGAGACTGACAATGAAAGCACAAACCTGAACAACACTG GGTTCCAGGTGAGGTTTTGTGAAAAGGAGGTCACAAAG ATGGACACTCTGGTGAAGAAGACCTCTGACACAGAGGTGGGCCTGAAGAGGAGAAGTGGACGGATCATCAAATCCACTACG acaaaactgaCTGTGAGCAACAACAAACCGAGAGCCAAGAAGAACAAGGAA aTTTCTCAGTTTGACATTTCCAGCAGCCAGGAAACCCCTTCCACCTCCGCACCAAAGAAGAAACGCAAATTCAGCGAACCCAAAGACGTCTACTGA